The following nucleotide sequence is from Vitis vinifera cultivar Pinot Noir 40024 chromosome 14, ASM3070453v1.
gcagcagcagcaacaatCTATGGTGACAAATCTGCCTTTTATAGTTGTGGTTTCGTGGGATTACAAGATACGTTATGGGATGTATCCGGCCGACACTACTTCAGTCATTGCTACATAGAAGGGGCAGTGGATTTCATCTGTGGTGATGGTCAATCTTTTTATGAGGTAAAATATATAGAAACTGATGGATGAAATTAGGGTTGTATCTCCGCTCGGGTTGGGTCGGTACCAAACCCTATTCCAAtctgaattaagaaataatcaacttaaattcAACCCAACCAATCTTTAATCCGAGTTATTCAATTGAAATCCAATCCAAACTTATATCGGTTTTTACTTGCACAATATATTAAAGATTTGGaggaaaaataagataaaactATACTCATTGATCAATTTTTGCTTCTTGTTTGACAGAATTGTCATATAAAAGTGAATGGTCGGTTGCTACCTTCAGGAGCATGGGGAGGTTATATAACAGCACAGAAGAGAAGTTCACCAAGTGATCATAGTGGCTTTGTGTTTCATGGGGGGCTTGTTGTAGGGAGTGGTAAATTCTTCCTAGGAAGAGCTTGGGGTCCTTATTCAAGAGTCATATTTCAAGGAACAAGATTTGATATAGATGTGATGCCTGAAGGTTGGGATGCTTGGAGACAGCCCGTGTGAGTTGCTTGACCCAACACATACTTCctaaatttgttttgattttgattgtaaTTTAGATGATGTAAcatggttttattttctttaatttgcattGAATTTAGAGGGAATTTGGTGTACGTGGAGCAAGGCTGCAGTGGAAAAGGATCAGACGTTAGAAAGCGGGTTGAATGGTCCAAACATAGCTTGAATGAATCCGAGATGCAACTCTATTCAAGAGCTTACTTCATCCAAGATACTTGGCTTGCAACTCAACCAGGAAGATATGACTAAAATTATGTCAAAAATTGTTCAATTGTTTCTAAAGTTCCCAGAATTGTTATGAAAAATGGATGTTCTTTGgagcattttttttatatttgttttgtgaaattattttaagaaaataattacatcaaatataaaaaataattaaaaatagggacaattgtgttttggatcctgttggacccaaaaattaagGTTTAGTCCATAACTGATGAAGAGGATATAAAATCTGAAAAAACCAATATatctttcaaaactattttctacctcttgacaaatttttttattttaaatcttttttaataattattatgaaaatttattatttttataaaattaatttttttaaaaatatatcatttttaaaaaataaatttgacatattctttgttattttttataaacacaattttaaaaatatatgcttttcaagatgtttgatttttaaataacaataataataatttatttttatttttttgaaaaatggtgtattttttttttctaaatcactaaattatattgaattttattgaggtttataaaatgaataaaatttaaattaatgttttttttgttttttttttatagtcagCAAAAgtcatttatgaaaaaataaaaaattcatatccttcttcttaattttcacattttctctgGGTTTTAGACTTAAATAGTGAACTTATATAgactaaaacttaatttttagatCCAACTaagtccaaaacacaattgtcctttaaaaataaagtgttatgtatgaaaattattttaaaaatgaaaaatcagttgataatatttcaaaatctcaaacaaatttttatttttaaaaaacgtaatataattattttgatataataattatatttatttttaattattataattaatattttattttattttattcggAGACTATTTTTGGTCGTCACAACATATATGGTATCACACTTAGCTAAATAGCTCAAAGTACATAAAGTTGAATCCAATCATGTTTAGGATAAAATTATCAACctaatcatatatatttttgttaataatcataattaatctctttattttattctattcaaagccttttttttttttttttcgtcttAACCTTATGTGACACAAGTTCTTAATTCTATTTGAAGACAAAATTGAATGTATCATAAATGTCATATTGTGTGACAAGTGGCAAGAAACTAATGACTAAATTTAACCATCCAATCATCATATTGTAAACTTTTATTAAATCTCTaaataaaagccaaaaaaattaataaattaaaaaaaaaaaaaaaaaaaatcgatgaCCCTCTCGAGGCTGAATCATCGAAACAAGTGGCTTGGTGAAGAGGTCCACTGCCTGTGGAATTCCATTCTGGGGTGATTTCAGACCAGATAAGGGCCTGTATGGCTGTCCCAAAATCACCCACGAAAAATCAGCCCCCAAAAGAGGGAGACAAGAACCCAGAAAAATCACAGTTCATGGCTTCGAAGGCTCCGTCATTGATTAATAAATCCAATCCATGACCCCCATTTCAAATAACCTTCAATTCTGCGACTGAACCCGGAAATTTTctcactctttctctctctggtCTCAAAGTTCAGGCAAAGGCTGCATGAGTTTTTCACACCACAACTGTTTCTTCAAGCCTGTGTACTTGAAGGTGAATCGACCATGGGTGGGCTTATCATGTCTCAGACTCTCCTCTCTATCCCTCTTCGCCAGCCTCCTTCTTCTTCATTACGCCATCGCTTCTCTTCTTGCCGATGGTTGAATCGGGGCTCTGCTCCTCTCAGGTACGTTTTTGCTGTGTTTGGTTCCCTGGAAAGTGACGGAAAGTAGAATGGAAGTGGATtgattttgaggttttttttttatttaattgttattgttattgttttgGGCACCCTTTACGCCGCTGTCTATTACAGTCGTTTTTGGCGTAATTGGGATGAAACCGGAGCTGGGTATCACTTGATATTCGGAATTTGGTCTAACCAAACTGAGAAATAGATGAGGGGAGAAAAGCTTGAATCTTTTTGTCTGGGACTcgagaaaaatgaagaattctACTATGGAACAAATTGTCCTAGTTGAGTGAAACCCGAACAGGATAATACTCTAAGGTGCCGTTTGGCTTCCGAGAAAATGCGGAGTAGAACTAGATTATGAGCCTTTCGTTTTGTTACTGGTTATTTGGACACCCTTTGCTCTCCCCTGCCTAATGCAACTATTTTGAGGTGAAATCTAAATGGGGGATTATGTGATAtttgaaaagtgattttttcttttcatttcggGAGTCTATGAAACGAAGTggaggaaaaggaaaggaaaagagtgttgaaattttttatttgggacACAAGAAAATGAGGAATCTACTCAACTGTGCCTATGCAACAATATGCCTTAGTTGAGGTGAACCAAGAACAGGCTAATACTTCaatattcaaaaatatatttccaTTGCCATTTCCTGAGCTCTTAATAATCAAATATAGGAAAAGACACTGTAGTCTTCATTTATTTCCTTAGCTTTCCCAGTAAACAAATGgttgaaaagaaaggaattaagATTTGGAAAATGACATTTGTGCAAAAAACTATAAGGCATGAAggtcaattttgttttctttttatttcctttttttaataacaaattggAGGATATGCAATATTACTGAAATTTTGATATGAATCAGTCTCTTAGAGGAAAAATGCTATCTTCATCAACAGATCCTGAGAAGTAAtcatttttgttagtatttctCTTTGCTTTGGCTATTCTTCATGACTTAATTCatgttattatttcttttttaccgTTTCTTAGTGGTGACTTTGGTCAATAGGTCAGCTTTTGCTTCAACTGTTCGGCATGTTGTAGTTTATAAGATAATTCTGATTAGAACTAGCTCTGAAGATCTGTAAGAGTTTGGACAAGCAATGTCATtgtgaattttattattttgtatacttGTCATCTTTAATGAGGAAACTTAAGTTGAAAAAAGTGTAACTTTAGGTTATAGAACTCTATTAGGGCAGAAGTAGAAATTGTTAGCTTGAGGTTATAGAACTCTATTGTTGCAGTAGCTTGGATATTATCAGTCTTAATTAGACATAATTATTTCTTGTTGACTGTTTTAGTTGTTTGTGGTCACAGGCTGAATGGGTTTAATTCAAGGTGTTCAATAACAAATACTGAGGTACAGTTTGACCAAACTGCTACTGATGAGGGGGTCCAAGAAGATTTTCCAGACGTTGCATCTAATTGTCCAGTTCCAATCATTCATCTCAAATCTGATATCCTTGAGACTGAGCCCTTTAATTTACTGACTGAAGGCACTTATGTAGATAGTCTTTTGACGGCATTGCCAGTATGTCCATAGTTGTCAATTTTGTTTTCCCCCGTCTTTCAATATCTCATACCCTATATCATTCCTTTTTCCCTTGATAAAAAGTTTATATTGTCCTTCACTCTTCAGGTTCTGTCAGAGGAGGAGCAGACTGCCCTTGCAGCAACTCCAGCCCATCCAGCTGGATTGTATGGTAAAATCCTTCTTCCCTTGTCCAAAGCATAGTGAGAACTGGATGGTTAGAACTCCAATTGAGTTCAATAAATGAGAAACAATGATTTTGTTCATATGGTGTTCCTTGGAAGATAGAACTTTTCCTTCTAAAATTTTAGACATGACGGCTCTCTTCATGCATTGGATATTAGATTGCCCATTTTTAGAGGCCTTTTAGGACAGAAAACAACCTGATCAAATAAATTAGTTTATTTAACAGCATCCGGTATGTTCATGAGATATTGCATTTTGATTGGATGACAGTATTGAACTGTCGGTTCTTTAAGTTGAAGTTCTGTTTGTTGAATTCTGTGTTTCTAGGGTTCAATTGCTGTGATTAGGGATTGTAGTGCACCTTTCCTGGATTTTGTTGATGGATTAAGCTATAGCCTATAGGTGCCTTTTGGTTATTCCAGTAATTGGAAGTTGGTTCTTTTATGCTCCCCCATACTTGTTTTGCTCACTTTTTTCCGTGGCTTAGTTATATTTGTCTTGTGAGGTACGGCGAAAAGATATTGACATGTAGATGTAGCATGTTGGAGAACTCGATGCATATTAGCCTGCAAGATTCTCATCAGTTTAGAAGTGTCTGTGTCTGTTGAATATTAACTCATTATCAGCAGTTTTTAGGCAGTAATGTTTGCTGAGAAAGCTATACCATCCTTATACCTATCACAATAATAATTGGGTTTAACTGTCACCTATGTAATTCTTGCTTCCTTGCTCTATAATTCCAGCACTTCCATATGTAGTACTAGTGTGCCAATCCCTTTTGCCGGGTTGTTCTCTTCTTTGAAGACAGAAATAACTTCTGCCACTGGCCCTTTGCCGTCTTTCCTGCTGAAAGAGTGTTATTAGCATTCTTGTTTAGTGATGCTCTAATACTAATTCTTGACTTTTTCTCCAATTCACTCATGTGGTTCCTTGCttattgatatgtttatttttaaagcatttCGTAGTTGTGTTTCACTGATATTGGATCATCTGTGCCATTCTTGAACTAATGTGCATGTGCCTTTTTTTCAGCTTTATATGCTAGTTCCTTTGCTGGGGGTTTGGTAGAACAGCTTTGGAACTTTGCTTGGCCTGCTGCTATTGCGTTGCTTCATCCAAGCCTTCAACCAGTGGCTGTCATTGGTTTTTTTACTAAGGTCACGATAAGTCTGTTAGTTAAATTAAGTGTTCACGGAATATACTTTCTAACAAGCTTCATTTTTAACAGCTCGCAGTAGTTGTTGGAGGCCCTTTGGTTGGCCAACTTATGGATTATTTTCCCAGAGTTCCTGCATATAATTGCTTGAATCTTGTCCAGGTAACTCTTTCATTTAACATGAGGGATCCTGGGTGGATGTCTGACTTTGTTTGTGAAGATTGTTCTCTAATACTTGTCTCTTTGTCAGGCAACTGCTCATTTGTTGTCTGTAGCAATGATTATTCGCGCCCACACTGTTCCTTCTACCTTGGCGTCATCTGTACTTCTCCGTCCTTGGTTTTTTGTACTAGTATTAGCTGGGTCTGTAGAGAGATTATCTGGACTGGCATTAGGGGTTACTGTGGAGCGTGATTGGATTGTGCTGGTATTTCCTTTTCATGCTTTTCCATGTTCCCTGATGTACTGATTGATACCTTCTCCATGAGAATTGAGGGATCTTCTAATTTGAAATTCTTGCATGTACAGTTAGCAGGACCAAATAGACCAATAGCATTGGCAGAAGCAAATGCTGTTCTTAATCGAATTGACCTTGTATGTGAGGtatatttctaatttatgtTATCATTATAaatgcgtgtgtgtgtgtgtacacACTTAGCATCCAGCCTGTGTTATAATGGATGTCCTTTTTACTCAATGGGGAGGAAGCATCATATTCAAGCATGGATAGTCTAgcctattttttaaattatcatttgacagaaaaaaaaaatggtactaTTTTAAATGTTAATAATAAATATCCTTTCTGAGAATCATGCTCCTGGGAGACTTATGACCATATTTGATCACAGATTGCTGGAGCATCACTATTTGGCATTCTTCTCTCTAAATATGACATCATGACCTACTTGAAGTTTACTGCTGGTTTAATGACATGGACAGTGCCAGTTGTGGTAATTGCTTTCTGCTTGACTTCTTTATGGTTCTtgattttaatgtaattttcttcatcaattttACTCTCTTACCCCATGTCTCAGCTTGTCCTCACATGGTTGACCAACAAGCTTTCTTCTGGGGTTCTCAACCGCACTAAATCTCATGATGCAGAGGTTACAGGTGAACTtattaagattaattattttcaacTGTAAGTTTGACATGCTAAATCATACTAAATTCAGCTTCCTGATGACCAGTGAAAATAGGTGTGGGTGCTATCAAGCATGGGTGGATGGAATACCTGCAACAACCAGTTCTTCCTGCAAGCCTAGCCTATGTGCTCCTCTACTTCAATGTTCTCATGCCAGGAGGTTTGATGACGGCATTCTTAACACAACGAGGTATATTCCAAACTTTCTAATATACCTTTTTTCCTTGTGATGATGGGGAACCCACCCCCAACTGTGAGGCATCTATCCCAACTGTTGGTGAATCAAACCTGGGTCATATGGGTCCACCCCTCTAACCTACACAACTTACATTCAGGGGAGGATCAAACTCAAGACCTTTTATTCATTGCCAGAAAGAACTACCCTAGGGGACCTAAACTATCTAATACTCCCACCCTGCAATTTCTCTAGGATACATGTATTTTATTAAAGTTATGACAGAATGTTCATATCTGGATTGAATTGCAACTGATCGACCCACATTTTGGTGTAAATGCTTCCACATTAAAGGGGCTTGTATCTATTGTCATCGGATGCAACCATTATTACTATCGAAATTCAGCCGTAAATTCAGCACATGTGAAAAGGCTTGAGACTATCACATTCTATGGCCCACTGAGGTTTCCTGTCTCTAAATTTGGTGTTCTTTATGGTCACAAACGCTCATCTGCTCTGCAAAATTGTTCATgtatttaagtttaattttagtttttgctTACCAAAGAATTTACTTAGTATGTCTTGTGGATTCTAGAGCACTTGGATATAATGATGTGTTTAACCtatactttttcttttgaagtccTAATGGAACTGCCAAAGTTCTTTGAAATTCCTCGTTAGCTatggtttaaaaaaatttatttcctcCAACCCTCATGGAAGCTTCATTGCTGGTGTAAGATACATTGATGGGATTGTTAAACAGGTCTAAATCCATCTATCGTTGGGGGGTTTAGTGGACTATGTGCTTTCATGGGTGTGGCAGCAACATTCATTTCTGCAAACCTGGTTAGGCGACTCGGCATGTTAAAGGTTTGCTTCTTCCGTGAATAATCCTGTTATTAGTATGCTAGAACCATCTATTCTAGTTCTTGTATTAATGAATTTCATGTACCAGGCTGGAGCTGCTGGATTGATATTTCAGGCTTTTCTTCTCACGATAGCTGTTGCTGTGTATTGGAGTGGATCCCTTTCTCAGCAGACCccacttctttttttcttgtgtcTGATTGTAAGTAGACTTGATCCAGTTTACTCATAGGAAAGACTTGGTGTACAGAACTAGCAAGGCATAACTTTGGATTCTTTTTAACTTGTACAGCCTTGGCATTGATGGGATGAAATTCCTGTCAtgttttattattcttttaaaatggTGGATAGTATGTTTAGATATCAACTTCTGATGTCTTTTAAGATGTCGtcattcttttctctttcaatTATATCACATATTTTCCTCGGTCCGTGGATAAATCTACTGTTATATATAGGTACTATCAAGGTTGGGGCACATGTCATATGATGTTGTGGGGACACAGATTCTTCAAACCGGGATCCCATCAT
It contains:
- the LOC100259731 gene encoding probable pectinesterase 29 — translated: MQCLPFLLLIFILQTIFFEDSRAAYFRSDEKYFPSQVSIAKTITVASSGQANFRKIQDAIDVIPSGNNEWIRIKVSPGVYFEKVNIPIEKPYIFLEGHGAEATIIKWGDHSETNQSATFTSSADNFVAKDISFQNSYNMPLYPTPPIKPAAAATIYGDKSAFYSCGFVGLQDTLWDVSGRHYFSHCYIEGAVDFICGDGQSFYENCHIKVNGRLLPSGAWGGYITAQKRSSPSDHSGFVFHGGLVVGSGKFFLGRAWGPYSRVIFQGTRFDIDVMPEGWDAWRQPVGNLVYVEQGCSGKGSDVRKRVEWSKHSLNESEMQLYSRAYFIQDTWLATQPGRYD
- the LOC100242557 gene encoding solute carrier family 40 member 3, chloroplastic, with the protein product MGGLIMSQTLLSIPLRQPPSSSLRHRFSSCRWLNRGSAPLRLNGFNSRCSITNTEVQFDQTATDEGVQEDFPDVASNCPVPIIHLKSDILETEPFNLLTEGTYVDSLLTALPVLSEEEQTALAATPAHPAGLYALYASSFAGGLVEQLWNFAWPAAIALLHPSLQPVAVIGFFTKLAVVVGGPLVGQLMDYFPRVPAYNCLNLVQATAHLLSVAMIIRAHTVPSTLASSVLLRPWFFVLVLAGSVERLSGLALGVTVERDWIVLLAGPNRPIALAEANAVLNRIDLVCEIAGASLFGILLSKYDIMTYLKFTAGLMTWTVPVVLVLTWLTNKLSSGVLNRTKSHDAEVTVKIGVGAIKHGWMEYLQQPVLPASLAYVLLYFNVLMPGGLMTAFLTQRGLNPSIVGGFSGLCAFMGVAATFISANLVRRLGMLKAGAAGLIFQAFLLTIAVAVYWSGSLSQQTPLLFFLCLIVLSRLGHMSYDVVGTQILQTGIPSSKANLIGTTEASVASLAEFVMLGVAIIANDVSHFGFLAMLSLFSAVGAAWMFCRWLVNPTEEQRSLFSF